TCAATGCAGTCAGTACAGCAAAACCTCCTATctgctcaacaaatgtttttcCATTACACTTCCTAGAATAACTTTCAGTGACCTTAAGAGCAGTATCCATCCAGGGCCATGCTTCCTACAGAAAAATCCTACCCCAAATCTGCCACTTGTCTCCAATGTCACTCTTAAATATTTGCCAACTCGTACTACTCAATCTCTTGGAGTCATctatatttgattattttattaacatctttatttttactaGGGATTGCTGGCAGTCTATAGTTTGGCCTTCTGTCAACCACTTTACACTCTTCTTGACTAAAACATGGACATATATTTTAACCATATGCAACAAAGCAAAAAAGTTGTACAGAACACCAATTTTTCAAACAACTTAAGCATTTCTAGTGATTAGAAAGTAGGATGGTATTTTAAAGGCTTCATACTTTTCCCTTTTCTATTCTAGATAtcatctgtaatttttttcttttatttcctctgtaaATAGAAACACATTATACACATATccttaaaaatgtttgaaaaacacatttttcattctttgttttttcaaTGAGCATGATTTATGAGgaagcaaaataataaaagaatttccTTAATAATGAACTACAAATTCACTTAAAAGTAATATTCTTAAGTTGCTGAGAAGGCATACAATCACAAAATCGTGTAACCTGTAACAAAATTGTTCCAGACCTTAGAAATCATCTAACTGGTTCATTTTTACATGTGAAGAAATGAGGAATCGAgtttaaattctttcaaaataaggGAGTAGCAAAAGTCAGACTGGAAATAAAGTGCGAGAAAAAAATAGGCTttgtagtttaaaaagaaaataaaacaaaccaaaaaaaaaaaaaaaaaaagccagaggaaaaaaaatctctacaaCAAAACTACGTTAACTTCAGCACATTACTTGACTttttgggcttcagtttcttcatcttttacaAAAGCATAAGACTTCAATAATACTATCTACCAAAGAGTATTGTTGATTTGAGTTCATATGTCATTATTCACGAAAATAACTTTGGCTTTATTCAttgaacaagtatttactgagtacctaataTATATGCTAGGTATTGTCTTTAGCAGATAGGCAGAGGACTAGAAATATATAAGGCTCTGAATAAAAACTAGCATTTGTTCCCTTACTTATATCTTTAATAAACACTATTGAATACCTTGTCTCTGTGCAAAGCAGTGGAAGTACAATGAAAAACCAGTCCCTGCTCTCAGCTTAAAATCTTAGTAGGGGAAATTCATAAATTAGCAATAATATCTAAAGTGCTAAAACTGAAACGAGGTGCTCTGATAAATATTAACAAGAGAGTCCACTTAGGAGAAAACATTTAAGCCAAATCCTCAAAGATGAAAATGAAGCAGCCATGCAAAACCTGGGGAAAGATTATTCTAGACAATGTACACAAAACTCCTAAAGAGAGAAAACGCTTGACTTCTTgagaaatttttagtttttaaactcCATTTCTATCAGGGTCCTTTTCTTTCTACAATATTTTAGACTGtctgcaacaacaaaaaaattaaattctacaaCTTTGGATACTTGCCAGTAAAAGCAAAGGGCTAAGTAAGCACAAGATAAATACAAAGACTAGCAATAGATGTTGGCTGGATCAAACAATGTGTGAAAATGAATGGAATCAAAGCTAAATAGTGATAAAAAGCAGATTACGAAATCTGGACTTTATTTTGGAGGTAATGTAACACCAATGAAATTTCTGAGCATGGAAGATATGATGAAAGCTGTAGTACTTTAAGGAAGTTTAATGTCACAAATATgcaagaaatattaaagcaaagaaataaattattatgtAAGTCAAGGTTTAGGTAAAGAGGGTCTAATTATAgcagctgaaatagaaaatactgCAGATATGCTACATCCAGATGTGGCAAGAAACTGAACGTGTGAAACAAAGACTATTTCTGAGGCCGAAAGCACAAGGgtgtcaaagaggaaggaaagagaaccaGAGATTGTGGTAATACAGTGAGTTTAAGAAATTTGATATAAATTGttacatacttttttttatttcccaattacccagtttattctttttcataagtAATACTGTCATACATAAACATTATCTTTCCTCCAAGTGGTTTTATATCACTAAACAATCAACTTAAGAGGTATAATTACAAAAGGATGCAGTATGCGTTAACACTCCTACCTAATCCAGATAAACAACTCAAAGGCATCTTTGCTTTGGAAATAAGTGCCAGCAAATGACAATAAGTCAAAAAGGATTCATCAAAAACCTACTGTAGGGActgccctggcggtccagtggttaagactccgagcttccaccgcagggggctcgggttcaagccctggtcgggaaagaaaatcccgcatgcctcacagcgcagccaaaaaaacaaaaaaaacttactgGAGATGAGAGGCAGTATGTGTAGTAGTTAGTTACCACTTGGCTCTCAGGCTCTAAAACCTGGGTTTAAATCTAGGCTCTACCATCAGCTATGAAAGCTCGGGAAGTTACTTCAACCCTGTTAAAGACTGACAGCTGTCcacaggattaaatgaattaatacaggcAACATGCACAGAAAAGTAACTGCCATATAATAAGCACCCCAAATGTAGGAATTATTTATCCTGTGCAAAGCCCAGTGGGGAAAAGACTGAGAAATAAGTAGGAATCACAAGTTCTAGGAAGTACTTAGGGAGGCAAAAGTACCTTACACGTAACAACTTGAGCACAATTAGTATAGTAAAAGATCAGAGACAGAAAAGACTAATGCAAGTTTATGAAACTAAATGCTTCAAGCAAAAAGGCTTTCCTAAGTAGTTACTGATTTTTTGTTCAGAAAACATCACATCAGACAAGTAACACAGTTGGCAGTGGACAGCAGGAGATTCCTTCAATCCTTAAATTCATTAATTGAAATATAACTAATTTCATACTTGAGATTTAGGGTGCCtaaaaactgaagatgaaaacTGCTAACCAAAGAACCCTCACTAAATGACTCACTGAAAAGGTAAATAAGATTAAGGCCAGTGATTCTATTAACATTACATGACTAACAGAAGTAACTCTGGAGTTTCTGGTTTAATATTttggagtacattataactcacagtaaacatcatactcaattttAATATTAACACTTTACTGAAAGACTACAGGAAAGGTTCAAactagaaaaagtaaagctgaaaGGATTTAGTGCACTCTGACACAGttctgaaattattttccttccaACTCTAGCAAAGGGCCTGATGTAGTTCTCACTTTAAGACATCTAAACCCAGAGATTGAGATTTGAATTCAACATGAGAAGTTGAGGTAAATCAACTTATTGATGTATTATTTTATCTTACGCTTGATTCAGTGACTTACAGattgtagatgctcaataaatatatgcatataaactTGAAGAGAACCCAGATCCATAAGTCTTATTTCCCAGCCTTACAGCTGGGCTGTGTACCTTCAAACTGGCTATATACAAAGGTTATAAATAGggttggggaggagagggggagggagctgATCACAAATATAGACCCTTCAGAAGAAATGTtcgtatttttaaaatctttcattaGAATTAGCAATACGCAATCATTACCAAATAAACATCTCCTTAGGATAAAGTTTTGTAAAGATCATGAgaacataatatttttttcacatttttatgacTTTCTCCAAAGCATGTTCATTGAACTTGTCTtgtccaaataaaataaattctgcaTTAATGTTTCACTTGACAGTACTGCAGTAGGTTTTGCCTTAATATCCAACATctattgaaaaacaaaatacaaacaacTATCGTAAACTGACAGACTTTCTAGAGATTATTCTTTCATTAGTAAGATTCAGTCCTCTAGCTTAAGGACTCTGGCAAGGGCacaaaagtttataaaaataatgttaattcttAATACAGTAGAGTAGTAGTCTGGGGGAAATAAAATTATTACGGCAGGATTTGAATATGGAGCATAAGGATCCCTGTTAGGACTCACAGATGTGCTTCAGGGAAGTCCAAGAACTCAATGAAATATGCAAAAATTGTAATACTATACGCAAACATATTTTTTCTAGAAAGAATATAGCTCTCTTTTTCAAAAGGTCAATGACCATCCCCTGCAACCcaaaaaaacagtgaaaagggCATCTAAATTTGTGAAAATAGATGCTGAGAAAAACATCACGGTATGGTTCACTCATTTTTATGACCTTTTAAGCCACAAGAGCCATTTTGTTAAAACACAGTGTTTCTGATTATCTCATTTAGTTAAACCATTATTCTTTAAATCCTTTTCTGGGGTGCTATTACAATTTCTAACTGGGACTAGGTAACTAGCCTTCCTTTAGCATAAAAATGTTGCCTTTCTGAAAACCCAAGAATGTTTTCCTGTGTTTGCCATTTTCAAGTTGATTTAATAAATTAGATACggctttttttctattatttggtATTTTAGTAAGACACATGAAATACGTTTTTCGGTATTCTGGATATTAGTAAAACATCCCAATACAACTATTAAGTTTTTAACAAAAAAGGATATTGATGTATACTGTTAGCTATAGCAAATCAGCCTCCAGTAAATAAAGACCGGGTGTCCCCTGGTTTGACCACCCAATTACTATGAATTATGTGTGGAGTTGTATTCTTTACTACTTGACTCCACAAACTTCATAAATACCAGCTGAGTATAATGAAGTAAGAGACAAAGCTGTAGCGTCTACTATTCCCTAACATAAACAGAGTAGTGAGTGGTAGTAAAAGTAGCGTTCAATCTGCACTGTGCTTTTGGACCTTCTCAAAGGCCTGACCAAGCTTTAAGCTTCATGAGCAAATTTCAGTTCTACTAGGTCTTCTTTCTCTGAACAGCAAGTATACACTTCCCTTATAATGGTTTCTAGGTATCTTAGGGCCCTCCAGTATATCCTACTCTGACCTTGGGCTTTTGGAAGTCAGTAAATTTTAATGGAAAGTTAAAATTTTATCCTAAATCTTAGTTTGGGGTCTAAAAGTTTGTGTATTCACGTATTAAAGTCAAACATGATATAACCCCAAAACCACCACTAATGACTAGAACCAAAGACCAAATCTACATGCAAAAAAGTCTTTTATACAGTATATAAGCTtcttttgctcattcattcacccattcactTAGACATTAGGTCCTACTGTGTGCCCAGCTGTGGGgattcaaaggaaataaaatatagctCTAATTCTCATTTGGTCTAATTGGAAAGATTTCACATTTTTAAGGGTGATTAAAAGAACATGCAGATTACAGCCTTCCTTGAGCATTACACATTCAAAAATTCAATACTGAACATATCTACAGGTAATTTCTGCCCGTCCTGAGCATCTTTGGTATTATTTCTGCAGCACTTGACATCAATAGCACAAAGAAAACAGATGggaataatttcaaattttatccTTTACTTTGGATATTTATCGATTACATGTTATAATGATACTtcaaacttaaagaaaaagataacGGGTTTAAATCTAAACAAAAAACGATTCTTACAGCAGAAAAAGGGATTTCCCTCCTTTATTAAGTTCTTATTTTAGGACATATCAATTTGTACTCCTCGTAACGTAAGAGGCataggactaaaaaaaaaaaagatcaattttTTCCTCCTGCTTCCAAAATTTTATCAGTTACCCTAGATGATCATGAGCAgagttaaagttaaaaaaattaatatgaacaATACCTCCTCACATTTCCCAGTTGAATTTTTTCCAAATGGCATTTTTGTAAATTAGAATTAATTAAATTCAGATTCAGCAAGTAGCTGCTGGGTGATGAGGAATTTAAACTTGAAACCAACTGTGTAATCTGGCCACTTAACCTTGTAACTCAAATCTAGTAAAACAAattaagaggttaaaaaaatccTAATAATTTTAATTCATGATGTGGGAGTATATCTCaatatatgtattaatttttttttttttgtcacctcTTCTACAATCATTCAAGAGAAAACACGGTAACTCATTTAAATTAGGAACTGggcaaacctttttaaaaaatttcaatagTATGTTTCCTTTATATGCTATTACAATAAATGCTCTATAAAACTGTTAGctgaaactttaaagaaaaaagtctgtTTTGAGAACAGCACTTATCATTGCCCAAAATTGTTCAGAAAGTGTTGCAGATTTTAAGATACTTAGCTTGGACAACAGCAGATAACTCTGAAAAATGttcctcaaatattttaaaaggcaaattaaatttttttccaccAGCTAAATTACTGGACTTTTTGTATAAGAATGTCATTCAAGTTTTCTAAAATGCGAGTTTACTCATTTTAGAAAGTGAGCTTACTCATTTACTGAGTTTATAGTAAACATctctaaaatttgtattttttaagcaATACTGTCATGAGATGCATTTGTAAAATTACCCAGATTTAGACAaaagtaaatgagaaaattaaaagggGAAGCCTTGAACACTATTAATTTTTTCCCGCATGACAAGTACAGATATTAGCAGAATATCCaccaagtaaaatgaaaatattaactgGTTTCTAAGGCACACAGTTAGTTACAACAtctaaagtgggatttatttgaTGAATTGCATGAAGCCTTCAGAACATTTGCTGCAACTCAAGTAGAAAGAGGCAAGTGTTCACATAATATGTTAGCCTGTAGTCAAGAAAGACATTTCAACTAAAATACGTCAATCCCCGAATCTGAAATCACTTAGACATTACTGATGTAGTATTTGGAAGAATTTCTGTATAGAACATTTTTCAGACTGACATGTAGTACTCAATGCTTCAAGGGTTAGGTAAAATTAGTTCTCTTTTGTTCAAAGTGCCTCATTTCCACTAGATAAAGTTTGGTCTCCAGTCTCACTATCCAATGCCTGCCTTACATTGAGTCATCCTTCACTGGACCACACAAAGTGTTTACATTATAAAAGGCTTCTAGATCACTTGGTTCAAATGTAATAGCTGGTTTCATTAATGTTCCAGGAGCAAGGGAACTCTCTCCAATAATTCTCAGGTTGATAAGTTTGATTTTCCAAGTATTCTCCACAAAAGGGCAGCGGATGAGTCCAAAAATTTGTTCAAAAATGCCCAAACAAGTGTTCCCTCGGTGGACAGTCCCAGCAACTCCAACCATAACTAGACCATGGGGAGAAGAAGCACATTTCAGTCCATGGGAATCTAGGTTGGGACTGAGAAAAAGATATTCTTCTTTCACTAGTGACAGCAGACGAAGGCTCACAATTTCTGCTCCATGGTAGTCTATCACATTTTGTTCAGATGTGTTGTAATAAAACCTAAGCTTGACATCATGCCAGAAGTGCTGTGGCCCCCATTCATCTTGAGGTGGTCCCAGAAGAGGATTCTGAGAATTAAGAAGTTCAAAGAACCAGTGACAGAATTCTTCACCTAATCGACGAAAATCAACCTTTTCAgcttttttatcttctttctcctgTTGATTAATAAAACCAACGTTAATTCTTGTATCTATTTTCTATCTTGCCTGTTTCATAGCTAACTTTTAAGGTACTAATTATAGCAGAAAGGAAATGAACTACCTGTGAACTCACTGAACCGATCTTGCACAgtaaattatttctcaaaaagGGGAGGTCATTTTAGAATTTCTCAGCTTAAACTTCTGAAAATTCCTCTAAGAAATTAAGGTTCAAAGTCTCTTAAAATATCAGCATGAATTAAGAGCCAATAATAAGGATTTACATAAGCATTTTCTCTTGATTGTGGCAGTGATTTCACAGGTGTGTTATTTGTCAAAACTTTCAAACTGTATGCTTTAAATGAATACACTTCACTGTGGTATATTTTATATGCAGCAAAGTTTATAATAAACACGTCTTTAAACAGACACTTCTAATATGATTGAAATAGCTTATTTTCTATGATTGGGATTATTTTATACTATTTCTTTCCAAAATGAATATTGCAAAAATACACCTGATAGGCTAGATTTTATTCAACAGTGTATTCCAGAGCATAGTACCTCATCTAGATGGTGAAAGATCTTGTATTTACTGGGCACGTGCTATTACTGAATGTACTGGGCACTGTGCTTGGCACTTAAGtgctatttccttctttctccacaagcttTATGACACAGATATTATCGTTATGCCCGTTTTATAAACAAGGCTCACAAAGGTCCTTACTTGCTCATTTACAGCTAGTATACAGCAGACCCTAATATGAAATCACATCTATATGATTTTAAAGTCAACATTCTTTTCAGTACATTAAGGAAGGCTTAGAAGTTCCTTTCCTAATGTGAAGGCAAACCTCTCTCACTGTAAAATACCATTAATTCAATGTGGGTATGTAGTTTAAAAACTGCAAGTTACCTAAAGGTTCAATCGATATTTAAATATTCacacaatatttaaaatgtacagtggAGATAAAAAGAAATACGAACAGCCAATGCCAGCTGGAGGAAATTACtaaaacaggatttttttctagctaacaaataaaaaaatttaagtttcttTCATGAAATTTTTGCAATTTAATACCAAAGCAAGTCTTCAAAATGAGAAAGGGCTTACAACAGCATTCTTCTAAAGTGGAAAAAAGAAATTGGAGAACCAGAggctaaattaaaattaaattgatcCTGTAGTCTacccattctttttaaaaatcaatagtcCCCATTTGATAAAGGGatacaaaacattttttctcaCAAATCAATAGAATATTACGTATACATTACTAAATATCAAAAATACTTTGTCTCAGGTGCTTTACTGCTCTTTCTTTAGGATGCAAAAGATAGAAAgtaaagttaaaattataaaaaaaaaaaaacattaaccaCATCATTCCAGATCTAGGATTATCTAAAGATTTTTACACAGAACTACAGTTCAGGATATGACTATAAGGTCTGTTTTACCTGTTCAAAGAGTCTAATGTTCTCGGTCTTAACTGGCTCTGGCGTTTCCTTCAATTTCAGTTGTGACTGCTTTTTCCAGTAATCCTTTGCATGCTGAATAAGACTGTGTTTTTCAGTAGCTGGAGGTATAATAACCCCCTGTGTTGCCAAGTACTTAAATATGATTTCTCGGTGGACTTTTTTCCGCCTCAGAAGTTCTTCTACACTTTGACTGTACACTAATATTGCACGAATAGCAtctaaaagaaaattatgaagaTTAATAGAAAATCATGAGTCACTTGTAAATTTGTCCAgggtcagcagaaactctatcaaataatatttataaactcTTGTCATGGCATTATTGCTTTTGTATAAGATGGTTATCATTTCTAAAAACCAGGAAGTGGGTTGTCAggttttggattttaaaaaaatttctttaaactaTAAATTTCCCCACCTAaaattcctccttcctttcaCTTCTCATACGAGATTGTGAATTtaagcattttcttttaaagaatggttgtattttcagaaaaaatttgaataagagaagaaaaaattttaataaggtcAATGGAACTAAATTCATTTACAATCCCTAAAATATAGGTAAAATTACAATACTTTTCAATCTCCTCACTCTACAGATAACGAAAGTCAGGGATACATGAGGTATCAACAATCATACTTCTAagaagtggcagaaccaagacttttaattttaaagaacttcTATTAAACAACAGACTAAAGATGATTTTTACATATGTGAGGTATACAGAATGGTAATAAAATGAACTCCTACATACACACGACACAGCTTGAGACACAGGAATTACTGGTATCTTTGAGGCCCTCATTTTACCTCTCCCTACTTGATgctattccctctctctcctcgcTCACCTCACATGTAGCTACTCTCCAAAATGTTATCATTCCCtcgattttcttttctttttttctttttcttttttttttttggccactctgcggggcttgcgggatcttagttccctgaccagggatcgaaccagggccccccagcagtggaagctcagagtcctaaccactggaccaccagagaattccctcgATTTTCTTTAGAGCTGTACAGCATAACTATGTATCCCTACAAAATATAGTTTGGTATTTCTTTGAATGTTCTATAAATCTAATCCATCAATATATATAGTCTTCTATAATTAACTTTTAATGTTTCTGAGATTAATCTATGTGGATAGACACAGCTGTAGTTAATTCATTTTCAGAGCTGTACCATAGGTAATTATAGACTATACCACAAGGTGTCTATCCttttgtttatagacttttattATGTGTATCCAAATTACAAATACTATTACTTTGGACACTTCCACACTTGTCTCCCAGCCCAGAGGGGCAAGCAGCATGAGCATCACCTGGAGCTTGTTAGAAAGGTGGAATTTCTGGGCCCACTCCAAaactactaaatcagaatctgcattttaacaagatcactGAGGGACACATAGgcacattcaagtttgagaagctcAGGTAAGTAACCTTCCATTTTAGGAGATAATATAGAACTTGTTTTCCAAAGTACTAGTTCTAATTTACACTCCCCCAGTAGTTATCAACGACATACTTCACAAGATCAACAACACTTGACgtttttacatttagtttttgCCAACTTGGTACATATGAAAGACACCATgtagttttggttttcatttcattgctttctaaagatgttgagtatctttcaatatgcttatcattttttcctctctgagaAATGACTTCAAATCACTTAACATTTTTGTACTGGGTAGTTTCGTTTCTTGTTTGCTTTTGGATCCACCATCAATTAAATTCAGCAATTTTATCTATTACAATTTTAAATTCACATTCACCAAGACTGTTAGAAGGCGATTagcatgtaaaatatataaatgccaAAGAACTAcattaagtctaaaattattttcagtctaaattcttagaaatttattcatttagtgtTCTTGGCTCACTTTCAAATGAATGACCTTAAATGGCGGAAATGTTAAAAGCAGAGAAAGTTTTAAAAGGCAGACTCTTTTGTAGATACTTAAGTCATATGCTAATACAGGAGGCggacattttctcattttaaactaaaattcagcaaattTAAACTAAAACTAGCCAGGTAATATACAAAATCATAAATGCTTAAGCTCCTCATTACATTGCAACCAGACTGAATATTTATAATCCATGAAATCTACTCTACCGAAATGTTTATTTGGCCCTGAAAGTAATGTAGTCCTAGTACACAGAATCATCTCTGAAAAACTTTGGCTCCAAAAAGAGACATGGATTCATCCTATCTGCTCTTTTATCACAGTAGTTGTTTTACGCAGCAGACTGATAAAAAGTGTTTATGATATCCTCCCCCAAGCTTGAAGAAAATGAGCAGCGGCTGACACTCCTCAGCTGATCGAAACTGAAAATGGAAAACACCCTGACTCCCCGGAAatcttcaaaaaacaaacaaaatcactatTCACGTACTCTGCATCTTCGAAACAAGCAGCGTTTGCCCACAACGTATAAAGGATAAAACCTGGAAGCAGCGCCATTTTCAGCGTGCATCTGAAGCAACAGAGCAGCTATAGGGGCCGAGATTCCCGAGGGTTCCGCACAAGCGCAATCCCGGACGGGCTGGGAAGGAGGCCTACCACGGCCTCCACTCACACGCTCCCGCCAGCTGGGGGCCGGGTGAGGCCTAGGGAGGGACGGCCGCCCTTGGGGGCAAGGGTCTACCTTTACCTTGGCGGTCCTCAGGCTGCACCAGGCGGTTGGTGATGGTGTCGCATAGGGCCATGATCTCGTCGTTGTCCAACAGACCGAGCAGGTTACGACAGCCCTCCATCTCTGGGTAGCTGATCCCCGACATCTCTACCCCCAGAGAGGGGGGGAGAGGACGCCAATGACTTCGCCCCCTTAGGCCCACTGGACCGGCGCCGTGGCAACAGGTACCGGAAATGCCCTTCCCGTTGTTCGCAGCCAAAGGGCCTCGGGTATTCCAGAGCCGTGGGCGGAAGTGATCGTTAATGAGGGCACTAAGGGAACGCGGTGCTCCGACCGGTGGTTCCGGGCTCTCGGGGACTGAGTGGAGTCCCACGGATCTCACTTTAGGGCAACTCCGTATTTACACCGGGAACATCGACCTTCCATAAGGGAAAACGAAACCTAAACTCCTCAGCAGTCCCTCCTCCAAAAGAACGCCTGGGAGGGCTGCGCAGGGCAGG
Above is a window of Eschrichtius robustus isolate mEscRob2 chromosome 6, mEscRob2.pri, whole genome shotgun sequence DNA encoding:
- the C6H3orf38 gene encoding uncharacterized protein C3orf38 homolog; amino-acid sequence: MSGISYPEMEGCRNLLGLLDNDEIMALCDTITNRLVQPEDRQDAIRAILVYSQSVEELLRRKKVHREIIFKYLATQGVIIPPATEKHSLIQHAKDYWKKQSQLKLKETPEPVKTENIRLFEQEKEDKKAEKVDFRRLGEEFCHWFFELLNSQNPLLGPPQDEWGPQHFWHDVKLRFYYNTSEQNVIDYHGAEIVSLRLLSLVKEEYLFLSPNLDSHGLKCASSPHGLVMVGVAGTVHRGNTCLGIFEQIFGLIRCPFVENTWKIKLINLRIIGESSLAPGTLMKPAITFEPSDLEAFYNVNTLCGPVKDDSM